A genomic stretch from Etheostoma cragini isolate CJK2018 chromosome 8, CSU_Ecrag_1.0, whole genome shotgun sequence includes:
- the kbtbd4 gene encoding kelch repeat and BTB domain-containing protein 4 isoform X1, whose product MFEPQSDPDSCGDEVSVVNKNQLQADVSEWQAAEMESSEEGGLSVGGSVGEENYFLGYTFTDRSHSSRVVKSIMDLCLEDGLFADVTITVDSKEFHLHRLVLSAQSSFFRTMFTSNLKESHNRSIELKDVSATVFQLLIDYIYHGTIKLRVEELQDTYEMADMYQLTALFEECSRFLSRTVEVKNCLQVMWLADRHSDQELYTAAKHCAKIHLAQVHQTEEFLNLPLCLLLDIIKDGVPSSQNPTTAIESWINHNKVEREEFSCILQENLKEIGENVHIYLIGKEEARTHSLAVSLHCDEDDAISISGQNSLCHQITAACKHGGDLYVVGGSIPRRMWKCNMHTMDWERCAPLPRDRLHHTMVSVSTEDAIYSLGGKTLQDTLSNAVIYYTVKDNMWTETSQLDTAVSGAAGVNLGGTIYLLGGEENDMDFFTKPSRLIQCFDTASQKCQIKPYMLPFAGCMHAAVHMDVIFIVAEGDSLVCYNPLLESFTRLRFPEVWSCVPSLWKVASCNGCIYVFRDKCKKGDANTLKFNPATSVVSVIRGIKILLTNWQFVLA is encoded by the exons ATGTTTGAGCCTCAGTCAGACCCAGACTCATGTGGAGATGAAGTGTCTGTTGTGAACAAAAATCAGCTACAAGCAGATGTATCAGAATG GCAAGCAGCAGAGATGGAGTCCAGCGAGGAGGGGGGCCTCAGTGTCGGGGGCTCTGTGGGAGAGGAGAACTACTTCCTGGGTTACACCTTCACTGACCGCTCCCACTCCAGCCGGGTAGTGAAGAGCATCATGGACCTGTGTCTGGAGGACGGCCTGTTTGCTGATGTCACCATCACCGTGGACAGCAAAGAGTTTCACCTACACCGACTGGTGCTCTCGGCACAGAGCAGTTTCTTTCGCACCATGTTCACCTCCAACCTCAAAGAGTCCCACAACCGCTCTATTGAGCTGAAGGATGTCAGTGCCACTGTCTTTCAGTTGCTGATTGACTACATCTACCACGGCACGATTAAACTGAGGGTGGAGGAGCTTCAGGACACCTATGAGATGGCAGATATGTACCAGCTGACTGCACTGTTTGAGGAATGCTCCCGCTTCCTCTCACGCACAGTAGAGGTCAAGAACTGCCTGCAG GTGATGTGGCTTGCGGACAGACACAGTGACCAGGAGTTGTATACTGCAGCCAAGCATTGTGCTAAAATCCACCTGGCCCAGGTGCATCAGACTGAAGAATTTCTtaatctgcctctctgtctgctcttgGACATCATCAAAG atGGAGTTCCGAGCTCCCAGAATCCAACGACGGCCATCGAGTCGTGGATAAACCACAacaaggtggagagagaggaatTTTCTTGTATCCTCCAAGAAAATCTCAAG GAAATCGGGGAAAATGTCCACATTTACCTGATTGGTAAAGAGGAGGCGCGGACTCACTCCCTGGCTGTGTCGCTTCACTGTGACGAGGATGATGCAATCAGCATAAGCGGCCAGAACAGTTTATGCCATCAGATCACTGCTGCGTGTAAACACGGAGGGGACCTGTATGTGGTAGGGGGGTCCATCCCTCGCCGCATGTGGAAGTGCAACATGCACACCATGGACTGGGAGCGCTGCGCCCCACTGCCCAGAGACCGCCTCCACCATACAATGGTCTCTGTCTCTACCGAGGACGCTATCTACTCTCTAGGAGGTAAGACGTTGCAGGACACACTTTCTAACGCCGTCATCTATTACACAGTGaaggacaacatgtggacagAGACCAGCCAGCTGGACACTGCAGTGTCCGGGGCTGCTGGTGTAAACCTGGGAGGTACCATCTACCTGcttggaggagaggagaatgaCATGGACTTTTTTACCAAGCCATCTCGACTGATTCAGTGCTTTGACACCGCCTCCCAGAAGTGCCAGATCAAACCTTACATGCTCCCGTTCGCAGGCTGCATGCACGCCGCGGTCCACATGGATGTGATCTTCATCGTAGCAGAGGGAGACTCCCTGGTGTGCTACAACCCTCTGCTGGAGAGCTTCACCCGCCTACGCTTCCCTGAGGTGTGGAGCTGTGTTCCTTCACTGTGGAAGGTGGCCAGCTGTAACGGCTGCATATACGTCTTCAGGGACAAATGTAAGAAAGGGGACGCGAACACGTTAAAGTTTAACCCAGCCACATCTGTCGTCTCCGTTATCAGAGGTATAAAAATCCTCCTCACAAACTGGCAGTTTGTTTTGGCCTAA
- the kbtbd4 gene encoding kelch repeat and BTB domain-containing protein 4 isoform X2 produces the protein MESSEEGGLSVGGSVGEENYFLGYTFTDRSHSSRVVKSIMDLCLEDGLFADVTITVDSKEFHLHRLVLSAQSSFFRTMFTSNLKESHNRSIELKDVSATVFQLLIDYIYHGTIKLRVEELQDTYEMADMYQLTALFEECSRFLSRTVEVKNCLQVMWLADRHSDQELYTAAKHCAKIHLAQVHQTEEFLNLPLCLLLDIIKDGVPSSQNPTTAIESWINHNKVEREEFSCILQENLKEIGENVHIYLIGKEEARTHSLAVSLHCDEDDAISISGQNSLCHQITAACKHGGDLYVVGGSIPRRMWKCNMHTMDWERCAPLPRDRLHHTMVSVSTEDAIYSLGGKTLQDTLSNAVIYYTVKDNMWTETSQLDTAVSGAAGVNLGGTIYLLGGEENDMDFFTKPSRLIQCFDTASQKCQIKPYMLPFAGCMHAAVHMDVIFIVAEGDSLVCYNPLLESFTRLRFPEVWSCVPSLWKVASCNGCIYVFRDKCKKGDANTLKFNPATSVVSVIRGIKILLTNWQFVLA, from the exons ATGGAGTCCAGCGAGGAGGGGGGCCTCAGTGTCGGGGGCTCTGTGGGAGAGGAGAACTACTTCCTGGGTTACACCTTCACTGACCGCTCCCACTCCAGCCGGGTAGTGAAGAGCATCATGGACCTGTGTCTGGAGGACGGCCTGTTTGCTGATGTCACCATCACCGTGGACAGCAAAGAGTTTCACCTACACCGACTGGTGCTCTCGGCACAGAGCAGTTTCTTTCGCACCATGTTCACCTCCAACCTCAAAGAGTCCCACAACCGCTCTATTGAGCTGAAGGATGTCAGTGCCACTGTCTTTCAGTTGCTGATTGACTACATCTACCACGGCACGATTAAACTGAGGGTGGAGGAGCTTCAGGACACCTATGAGATGGCAGATATGTACCAGCTGACTGCACTGTTTGAGGAATGCTCCCGCTTCCTCTCACGCACAGTAGAGGTCAAGAACTGCCTGCAG GTGATGTGGCTTGCGGACAGACACAGTGACCAGGAGTTGTATACTGCAGCCAAGCATTGTGCTAAAATCCACCTGGCCCAGGTGCATCAGACTGAAGAATTTCTtaatctgcctctctgtctgctcttgGACATCATCAAAG atGGAGTTCCGAGCTCCCAGAATCCAACGACGGCCATCGAGTCGTGGATAAACCACAacaaggtggagagagaggaatTTTCTTGTATCCTCCAAGAAAATCTCAAG GAAATCGGGGAAAATGTCCACATTTACCTGATTGGTAAAGAGGAGGCGCGGACTCACTCCCTGGCTGTGTCGCTTCACTGTGACGAGGATGATGCAATCAGCATAAGCGGCCAGAACAGTTTATGCCATCAGATCACTGCTGCGTGTAAACACGGAGGGGACCTGTATGTGGTAGGGGGGTCCATCCCTCGCCGCATGTGGAAGTGCAACATGCACACCATGGACTGGGAGCGCTGCGCCCCACTGCCCAGAGACCGCCTCCACCATACAATGGTCTCTGTCTCTACCGAGGACGCTATCTACTCTCTAGGAGGTAAGACGTTGCAGGACACACTTTCTAACGCCGTCATCTATTACACAGTGaaggacaacatgtggacagAGACCAGCCAGCTGGACACTGCAGTGTCCGGGGCTGCTGGTGTAAACCTGGGAGGTACCATCTACCTGcttggaggagaggagaatgaCATGGACTTTTTTACCAAGCCATCTCGACTGATTCAGTGCTTTGACACCGCCTCCCAGAAGTGCCAGATCAAACCTTACATGCTCCCGTTCGCAGGCTGCATGCACGCCGCGGTCCACATGGATGTGATCTTCATCGTAGCAGAGGGAGACTCCCTGGTGTGCTACAACCCTCTGCTGGAGAGCTTCACCCGCCTACGCTTCCCTGAGGTGTGGAGCTGTGTTCCTTCACTGTGGAAGGTGGCCAGCTGTAACGGCTGCATATACGTCTTCAGGGACAAATGTAAGAAAGGGGACGCGAACACGTTAAAGTTTAACCCAGCCACATCTGTCGTCTCCGTTATCAGAGGTATAAAAATCCTCCTCACAAACTGGCAGTTTGTTTTGGCCTAA